Proteins encoded within one genomic window of Amycolatopsis sp. 2-15:
- a CDS encoding MarR family winged helix-turn-helix transcriptional regulator, protein MATVPAPVAESAGWLRGVVAQLHRRLRQVDNADSLTPSQSAALNRLYREGPATQGELAAAEHVRQQSMATTLSALDSLGYLARSRDPADGRRTVLSVSELGAKTVQGIRQHRDEWLAHALAAELTAEELETVRQALPLLQRVAQH, encoded by the coding sequence ATGGCCACCGTACCCGCTCCCGTCGCCGAATCCGCAGGTTGGCTGCGCGGCGTCGTCGCACAGCTGCACCGCCGGCTGCGGCAGGTCGACAACGCCGACAGCCTCACGCCGTCGCAGTCGGCGGCGCTCAACCGCCTCTACCGCGAGGGCCCCGCGACGCAGGGTGAGCTTGCCGCGGCCGAGCACGTGCGGCAGCAGTCGATGGCCACCACGCTCTCGGCGCTCGACTCGCTCGGCTACCTCGCCCGCTCGCGCGACCCCGCCGACGGCCGCCGCACGGTGCTGTCGGTGTCCGAGCTCGGCGCGAAGACCGTGCAGGGGATCCGCCAGCACCGCGACGAGTGGCTCGCCCACGCCCTCGCGGCCGAGCTGACCGCCGAAGAGCTGGAGACGGTGCGCCAGGCCCTGCCCCTGCTGCAACGCGTCGCTCAGCACTGA
- a CDS encoding valine--tRNA ligase — MTENAPQQKTDLPGAWDPAAEEAPMYDRWVAAGYFTADASSEKPPFSIVLPPPNVTGSLHMGHALNHTLMDAMSRRRRMQGYEVLWLPGMDHAGIATQNVVERQLAGEGLSRHDLGREKFVDRVWEWKAEYGGKILGQMKRLGDGVDWSRERFTMDENLSKAVQTVFKNFFDAGLIYRAERIINWCPRCQTALSDIEVDHSEDDGELVSIRYGEGDNAIVVATTRAETMLGDTAVAVHPDDERYAHLVGTEVELPLTGRKIPIVADKHVDPEFGTGAVKVTPAHDPNDFEIGRRHDLPMLTIMNERAEIIARGPFEGLDRFEARPAIVAALREQGRIVAEKRPYVHAVGHCSRCDTVVEPRLSLQWWVKVEELARAAGDAVRDGRTKIHPAELEKRYFDWVDNMHDWTISRQLWWGHRIPVWYGPDDQVVCVGPDEQPPSGEGWTQDPDVLDTWFSSGLWPMSTMGWPDQTDDLAKFYPTSVLSTGYDILFFWVVRMMMFGVHEMDGVQPFDHVYLHGLIRDAQGKKMSKSRGNVLDPLEWMDAYGADATRFTLARGANPGADMALADEWAAGSRNFCTKLWNASKFAMMNGASVSSALPAASELTEADRWILGRLGALVSEVDGLFEDFQFAKVAGALYQFTWNELCDWYLELAKVQLYQSDEARVSSTRAVLGHVLDTVLRLLHPFIPFITEKLWTALTGGESLVIASWPTAPAGYADADADARIADVQKLVTEIRRFRADQGLKPGQKVAARLSGAGFTEVSGHDDAIRSLVRLTPAAAEFSASASLEVALAGGVAVVELDLSGTIDVAAERKRLQKDLGVAQKELAQTEGKLGNESFIAKAPEQVIEKIKTRRATAAADIERIESRLAALPAS; from the coding sequence GTGACCGAGAACGCTCCGCAGCAGAAAACCGACCTTCCGGGTGCCTGGGACCCGGCCGCCGAAGAAGCACCCATGTACGACCGCTGGGTAGCGGCCGGGTACTTCACGGCCGACGCTTCGTCGGAGAAGCCGCCGTTCTCGATCGTACTGCCGCCGCCGAACGTCACCGGCAGCCTGCACATGGGCCACGCGCTCAACCACACCCTGATGGACGCGATGAGCCGCCGCCGTCGCATGCAGGGCTACGAGGTGCTGTGGCTGCCGGGCATGGACCACGCGGGCATCGCGACGCAGAACGTGGTCGAGCGCCAGCTCGCCGGCGAAGGCCTTTCGCGCCACGACCTGGGGCGCGAGAAGTTCGTGGACCGCGTCTGGGAGTGGAAGGCCGAGTACGGCGGCAAGATCCTGGGCCAGATGAAGCGTCTCGGCGACGGCGTCGACTGGTCGCGCGAGCGCTTCACGATGGACGAGAACCTGTCGAAGGCCGTGCAGACGGTGTTCAAGAACTTCTTCGACGCCGGGCTCATCTACCGCGCCGAGCGCATCATCAACTGGTGCCCGCGGTGTCAGACGGCGCTGTCGGACATCGAGGTGGACCACAGCGAGGACGACGGCGAGCTCGTGTCGATCCGCTACGGCGAGGGCGACAACGCCATCGTCGTGGCCACGACCCGCGCCGAGACGATGCTGGGCGACACCGCCGTGGCCGTGCACCCGGACGACGAGCGCTACGCCCACCTGGTGGGCACCGAGGTCGAGCTGCCGCTGACCGGCCGCAAGATCCCGATCGTCGCCGACAAGCACGTGGACCCGGAGTTCGGGACCGGTGCCGTGAAGGTGACCCCGGCGCACGACCCGAACGACTTCGAGATCGGCCGCCGGCACGACCTGCCGATGCTCACGATCATGAACGAGCGCGCCGAGATCATCGCGCGGGGCCCGTTCGAGGGGCTCGACCGGTTCGAGGCGCGGCCCGCGATCGTGGCGGCGCTGCGGGAGCAGGGCCGGATCGTGGCGGAGAAGCGGCCGTACGTGCACGCCGTCGGCCACTGCTCGCGCTGCGACACCGTGGTGGAGCCGCGGCTCTCGCTGCAGTGGTGGGTGAAGGTCGAGGAGCTGGCCCGCGCCGCGGGCGACGCGGTGCGCGACGGCCGCACGAAGATCCACCCGGCGGAGCTGGAGAAGCGGTACTTCGACTGGGTCGACAACATGCACGACTGGACGATCTCGCGCCAGCTGTGGTGGGGCCACCGGATCCCGGTCTGGTACGGCCCCGACGACCAGGTCGTGTGCGTGGGCCCGGACGAGCAGCCGCCGTCGGGCGAGGGCTGGACGCAGGACCCGGACGTGCTGGACACGTGGTTCTCGTCGGGCCTGTGGCCGATGTCGACCATGGGCTGGCCGGATCAGACGGACGATCTGGCGAAGTTCTATCCGACCAGCGTGCTGTCCACGGGCTACGACATCCTGTTCTTCTGGGTCGTGCGCATGATGATGTTCGGCGTGCACGAAATGGATGGCGTTCAGCCGTTCGACCACGTCTACCTGCACGGGCTGATCCGCGACGCGCAGGGCAAGAAGATGTCGAAGTCGCGCGGCAACGTGCTCGACCCGCTCGAGTGGATGGACGCCTACGGCGCCGACGCCACGCGCTTCACCCTCGCGCGCGGCGCGAACCCGGGTGCGGACATGGCGCTGGCCGACGAGTGGGCCGCGGGCTCGCGCAACTTCTGCACGAAGCTGTGGAACGCCAGCAAGTTCGCGATGATGAACGGGGCGTCGGTCTCCTCGGCTCTGCCCGCCGCTTCCGAGCTGACCGAGGCCGACCGCTGGATCCTCGGCCGCCTCGGCGCGCTGGTGTCCGAAGTGGACGGCCTGTTCGAGGACTTCCAGTTCGCGAAGGTCGCCGGCGCGCTGTACCAGTTCACCTGGAACGAGCTGTGCGACTGGTACCTGGAGCTCGCGAAGGTCCAGCTGTACCAAAGCGATGAGGCGCGGGTTTCGTCGACGCGTGCCGTGCTCGGCCACGTGCTGGACACGGTGCTGCGCCTGCTGCACCCGTTCATCCCGTTCATCACCGAGAAGCTGTGGACCGCCCTGACCGGCGGTGAGTCGCTCGTGATCGCCTCCTGGCCCACCGCGCCGGCCGGCTACGCCGACGCCGACGCGGACGCCCGGATCGCCGACGTGCAGAAGCTCGTCACCGAGATCCGCCGCTTCCGCGCCGACCAGGGCCTGAAGCCGGGCCAGAAGGTCGCCGCCCGCCTGTCCGGCGCGGGCTTCACCGAGGTCTCCGGCCACGACGACGCCATCCGGTCGCTCGTGCGCCTGACGCCGGCCGCCGCCGAGTTCTCGGCGAGCGCCTCCCTGGAGGTCGCCCTCGCCGGCGGCGTGGCCGTGGTGGAGCTGGACCTGTCCGGCACCATCGACGTCGCCGCCGAGCGCAAGCGCCTGCAGAAGGACCTGGGTGTGGCGCAGAAGGAGCTCGCGCAGACCGAGGGCAAGCTGGGCAACGAGTCCTTCATCGCCAAGGCGCCCGAACAGGTCATCGAGAAGATCAAGACCCGCCGCGCCACCGCCGCGGCGGACATCGAGCGCATCGAGTCGCGGCTGGCGGCGTTGCCGGCTTCGTGA
- a CDS encoding bifunctional cytochrome P450/NADPH--P450 reductase, with protein sequence MTTRTPIDEVPGPRALPIVGNAFDIDAHSPFESMMSMAREYGPIFRLTTPGGVRLIVSGASLVEEICDDARFDKVVSGGLANVRRTATSTGLFTAETDDPLWHRAHNILMKPFSLQSMRDYVPMMLDIAGQLVDKWERLNPDEDVDVPADMTRLTLDTIALCGFGYRFNSFYRDTRHPFVAAMIRTLTESQARARRLPIQTRLRIHAQRQLEEDQAFMNDLVDKLIAERRAAGEAGRKDDLLGQMINGVDKQSGERLPDENIRAQCITFLIAGHETTSGLLSFAIYYLLKNPDVLARARAEVDEVFGTGAEPTYEQIHKLVYLRQVLSEALRLWPTAPGFTRTPFEETVIGDRYLVEHGLPLTVLTPMLHRDRSVWGDDAEEFDPDHMAAERLAALSPHVYKPFGTGQRACIGRQFAMQEAVLVLGMLVQRFDFIDHLDYQLKTKTTLTIKPDEMHIQVRPRPGFVLTRPGGAPAAPAKSASAAPAPRVAFAPDAHKTPLLVAYGSNLGTAEGIATRLAREGTERGYTVTLSALDDLTDALPSPGTAMIVTSSYNGTPPDNAGKFCEWLRRAGTAKDAAAGLTYTVFGCGNTEWAATYQAVPTLIDTELAAHGATRLHSRGEGNANGDFDAQYRTWHHGLWADVAASAGLPESAAEPATTGPRLSIKLVNRQLNNPVIMSYQARPALVRVNRELYPPSGGRSTKHIEVALPEGADFRAGDHLGVLPRNHLDLIRRVMLRFELDGGMYATIIPHSGDHTHLPVDEPAPLLGILASCVELQDVATRAGIEVLAGYTEDTAQRAELESLAGDDEPSQARYQERVFTPRRSLLDLLEEFPACAVPFGVYLDLLPPLRPRYYSISSSPLTDAKVASITTGVLRAPVRGGGGTTFSGVCSNYLAGSPDGSTVFVFVRRPTIEFRPPDNPHIPMIMVGAGTGLAPFRGFLQERAAMRAQGVPIAQSLLFFGCRNSDQDFLYADELREYDRQGVAELHVVFSRAPVDGRKYVQHEIAAAGDEVWRLLQDGAAVFVCGNAATMAPGVRAAFTTLFTERTGAGEADAQAWFAGLRAANRYVEDIWGGG encoded by the coding sequence ATGACCACCAGGACCCCCATCGACGAAGTTCCCGGCCCGCGCGCGCTGCCCATCGTCGGCAACGCCTTCGACATCGACGCCCACAGCCCGTTCGAAAGCATGATGAGCATGGCCCGGGAGTACGGCCCGATCTTCCGGCTGACCACACCCGGCGGCGTGCGGCTGATCGTGTCCGGTGCCTCGCTGGTCGAGGAGATCTGCGACGACGCGCGCTTCGACAAGGTGGTCAGCGGCGGCCTCGCGAACGTGCGGCGTACGGCGACTTCAACCGGCTTGTTCACGGCCGAGACGGACGATCCGCTGTGGCACCGCGCGCACAACATCCTGATGAAGCCCTTCAGCCTGCAGTCCATGCGCGACTATGTGCCGATGATGCTGGACATCGCGGGCCAGCTGGTCGACAAGTGGGAGCGGCTGAACCCGGACGAGGACGTCGACGTGCCGGCCGACATGACCCGGTTGACGCTCGACACCATCGCGCTGTGCGGGTTCGGCTACCGCTTCAACTCCTTCTACCGCGATACCCGGCACCCGTTCGTCGCGGCGATGATCCGCACGCTCACCGAGTCGCAGGCCCGCGCCCGCCGGCTGCCCATCCAGACCCGGCTGCGGATCCACGCGCAGCGGCAGCTGGAGGAGGACCAGGCGTTCATGAACGACCTGGTGGACAAGCTCATCGCGGAACGTCGCGCCGCGGGCGAGGCAGGCAGGAAGGACGACCTGCTCGGCCAGATGATCAACGGGGTCGACAAGCAGAGCGGCGAGCGGCTGCCCGACGAGAACATCCGGGCCCAGTGCATCACCTTCCTGATCGCCGGCCACGAGACCACGAGCGGCCTGCTGTCCTTCGCGATCTACTACCTGCTCAAGAACCCCGACGTGCTGGCCCGCGCCCGCGCCGAGGTCGACGAGGTGTTCGGCACCGGCGCCGAGCCCACCTACGAGCAGATCCACAAGCTGGTCTACCTCCGGCAGGTGCTCAGTGAGGCCCTGCGGCTGTGGCCGACCGCGCCCGGGTTCACGCGCACGCCGTTCGAGGAGACCGTGATCGGCGACCGGTACCTGGTCGAGCACGGCCTCCCGCTGACCGTGCTCACGCCGATGCTGCACCGCGACCGCAGCGTGTGGGGCGACGACGCGGAGGAGTTCGACCCCGACCACATGGCCGCGGAGCGGCTCGCGGCCCTCTCGCCCCACGTCTACAAGCCCTTCGGCACCGGGCAGCGGGCCTGCATCGGCCGGCAGTTCGCCATGCAGGAGGCCGTGCTCGTGCTCGGCATGCTCGTGCAGCGCTTCGACTTCATCGACCACCTGGACTACCAGCTCAAGACGAAGACGACGCTGACCATCAAGCCCGACGAGATGCACATCCAGGTGCGCCCTCGCCCCGGGTTCGTGCTGACCCGGCCCGGCGGCGCCCCCGCGGCACCGGCGAAATCCGCCTCCGCGGCGCCCGCCCCGCGCGTCGCGTTCGCTCCGGACGCGCACAAGACCCCGCTGCTCGTCGCCTACGGCTCGAACCTCGGGACCGCGGAAGGCATCGCGACGCGGCTCGCCCGCGAGGGGACCGAGCGCGGGTACACCGTGACCCTCAGCGCGCTCGACGACCTCACGGACGCGCTGCCTTCCCCGGGCACGGCCATGATCGTCACGTCGTCCTACAACGGCACGCCGCCGGACAACGCCGGCAAGTTCTGCGAGTGGCTGCGCCGGGCCGGCACCGCGAAGGACGCCGCCGCCGGGCTGACCTACACCGTGTTCGGCTGCGGCAACACCGAGTGGGCGGCCACGTACCAAGCGGTGCCGACGCTGATCGACACCGAGCTGGCCGCGCACGGCGCCACCCGGCTGCACTCCCGGGGCGAGGGCAATGCGAACGGCGACTTCGACGCCCAGTACCGCACCTGGCACCACGGGCTCTGGGCCGACGTGGCCGCGAGCGCCGGCCTGCCCGAGAGCGCGGCCGAGCCGGCCACGACCGGCCCCCGGCTGTCGATCAAGCTGGTCAACCGCCAGCTGAACAACCCGGTGATCATGTCCTACCAGGCCCGGCCGGCCCTGGTGCGGGTCAACCGCGAGCTGTACCCGCCCAGCGGCGGGCGGTCCACCAAGCACATCGAGGTGGCGCTGCCCGAGGGCGCCGACTTCCGCGCCGGGGACCACCTCGGAGTGCTGCCGCGCAACCACCTCGATCTGATCCGCCGGGTGATGCTGCGCTTCGAGCTCGACGGGGGAATGTACGCGACGATCATCCCGCACAGCGGAGACCACACCCACCTGCCCGTCGACGAGCCCGCGCCGCTGCTCGGCATCCTCGCCAGCTGCGTCGAGCTGCAGGACGTGGCCACCCGGGCGGGCATCGAGGTGCTCGCCGGCTACACCGAGGACACTGCCCAGCGCGCCGAGCTCGAGTCGCTCGCCGGGGACGACGAGCCGTCCCAAGCCCGCTACCAGGAGCGGGTCTTCACACCCCGCCGGTCGCTGCTGGACCTGCTGGAGGAGTTCCCCGCCTGCGCGGTGCCGTTCGGCGTCTACCTCGACCTGCTGCCCCCGCTGCGGCCGCGCTACTACTCGATCTCGTCTTCGCCGCTGACCGACGCGAAGGTCGCCAGCATCACCACCGGTGTGCTGCGCGCCCCCGTGCGCGGTGGCGGCGGCACCACCTTCTCGGGTGTCTGCTCCAACTACCTGGCGGGCAGCCCCGACGGCAGCACGGTGTTCGTCTTCGTGCGGCGCCCGACCATCGAGTTCCGGCCGCCGGACAACCCGCACATCCCGATGATCATGGTCGGGGCCGGGACCGGGCTCGCACCGTTCCGCGGTTTCCTGCAGGAGCGGGCGGCGATGCGAGCGCAGGGCGTGCCGATCGCCCAGTCGTTGCTGTTCTTCGGCTGCCGCAACTCGGACCAGGACTTCCTCTACGCCGACGAACTGCGCGAATACGACCGCCAAGGGGTCGCCGAGCTGCACGTCGTGTTCTCCCGCGCCCCGGTCGACGGGCGCAAGTACGTCCAGCACGAGATCGCGGCCGCGGGCGACGAGGTGTGGCGGCTGCTGCAGGACGGCGCGGCGGTGTTCGTGTGCGGCAACGCTGCCACGATGGCGCCCGGTGTCCGAGCGGCCTTCACCACGCTGTTCACCGAGAGGACGGGCGCCGGCGAGGCCGATGCGCAGGCGTGGTTCGCCGGGCTTCGCGCGGCGAACCGCTACGTCGAGGACATCTGGGGCGGCGGCTGA
- a CDS encoding LysR family transcriptional regulator, whose product MELRQLRYFVVVAEELHFGRAAKRLHIVQPAVRRLERALGTELFERTTRTVSLTEAGERFLPHARAVLAAADRAADAVADFRAERARLVRLGTSDGLGDRLDGFLAAFTRLLPDAQLELVHAPTPVRLQQIRDGALDAAFLRGDWPADGLDLAPLWTDEVLVALPATHPLASLDTVDFADLAPLPLRLSSPERNRPLHGLVLASCREAGFEPVLGKEFTNAQDTLGTLGLGRPQWTVFYRAHANLLPVPGVTFRPLRNPTPLMPTYLATSADRRLRPEVLALIEAGRELG is encoded by the coding sequence ATGGAGCTGCGTCAGCTGAGGTACTTCGTGGTCGTCGCCGAGGAGCTGCACTTCGGGCGCGCGGCCAAGCGCCTCCACATCGTGCAGCCGGCGGTGCGCCGGCTGGAGCGCGCACTCGGCACGGAGCTGTTCGAGCGGACCACTCGCACCGTGTCCTTGACCGAAGCGGGCGAGCGGTTCCTGCCGCACGCGCGCGCCGTGCTCGCCGCCGCCGACCGCGCGGCCGACGCCGTGGCCGACTTCCGCGCCGAACGCGCCCGGCTCGTGCGGCTGGGCACCAGCGACGGCCTCGGCGACCGTCTCGACGGCTTCCTCGCCGCGTTCACCCGCCTCCTCCCGGACGCCCAGCTGGAACTCGTGCACGCCCCCACACCGGTCCGCCTCCAGCAGATCCGCGACGGCGCCCTCGACGCTGCCTTCCTCCGCGGCGACTGGCCCGCCGACGGCCTCGACCTCGCTCCCTTGTGGACGGACGAGGTCCTCGTCGCACTCCCCGCGACACATCCCTTGGCTTCGTTGGACACCGTCGACTTCGCCGACTTGGCCCCGTTGCCCCTGCGCCTGAGCTCCCCCGAACGCAACCGCCCGCTCCACGGCCTGGTGCTCGCGTCCTGCCGCGAGGCCGGCTTCGAACCCGTGCTGGGCAAGGAGTTCACGAACGCCCAGGACACCCTCGGCACGCTCGGCCTGGGCCGTCCCCAGTGGACGGTGTTCTACCGCGCCCACGCCAACCTGCTGCCCGTACCGGGCGTCACCTTCCGCCCGCTCCGCAACCCGACGCCGCTCATGCCCACGTACCTCGCCACCTCCGCCGATCGGCGGCTGCGGCCGGAAGTCCTGGCGCTGATCGAAGCCGGCCGCGAGCTCGGCTGA
- a CDS encoding MFS transporter has translation MASAVLNPVNSTLIAVALVPIGQSFGAGPGKTAWLISALYLATAVGQPVVGLLVDRYGARRVLLGGASVVIVAGIAGMIPISVEWLTGVRAVLGIGTCAGFPAAMAVLRKRADALGQGVPARVLSLLSLSSQTIMVIGPTLGGVLITLFGWPAIFAVNIPLAGASLLLAIFWVPKDTPVRDEATKPKPIDVLGIALFSLSLLVLLCYLMAPGIGDLWLLAAAVAVGAAFVWVELHTRVPFIDLRMLVANTPILRTYLRQALSFMVIYAIMFGYVQWLEEGRGFSDAIAGALLLPMSVVAVCAAAFSGRTTGIRARLVVVAVALLIGSVALLFVGDTTWLVGLLALVAVFGLAQGLTSVANQTTLYRESPAETMGTASGLFRTAQYLGAIVASTVIAQCYGVHADSAGLHHLGTVLVVISALLLVVTGADRGLKLAERRERARQA, from the coding sequence GTGGCGAGCGCGGTGCTGAACCCCGTCAACTCCACCCTCATCGCCGTCGCGCTCGTGCCGATCGGGCAGAGCTTCGGCGCGGGGCCCGGCAAAACGGCCTGGCTGATTTCCGCCCTCTACCTCGCCACCGCCGTCGGCCAGCCCGTGGTCGGCCTGCTCGTGGACCGCTACGGCGCCCGGCGCGTGCTGCTCGGCGGTGCGTCCGTGGTGATCGTCGCCGGGATCGCGGGCATGATCCCGATCTCCGTCGAGTGGCTCACCGGCGTGCGCGCGGTGCTCGGTATCGGCACCTGCGCCGGCTTCCCCGCCGCGATGGCCGTACTGCGCAAGCGGGCCGACGCGCTGGGCCAGGGTGTGCCCGCGCGCGTGCTGTCGCTGCTCTCGCTGTCGTCGCAGACGATCATGGTCATCGGCCCGACGCTCGGCGGCGTGCTGATCACGCTCTTCGGCTGGCCGGCCATCTTCGCCGTGAACATCCCGCTCGCCGGCGCGTCGCTGCTGCTGGCGATCTTCTGGGTGCCGAAGGACACACCGGTGCGTGACGAAGCCACGAAGCCGAAGCCGATCGACGTGCTCGGCATCGCCTTGTTCTCGCTGTCGCTGCTGGTGCTGCTGTGCTACCTGATGGCGCCGGGCATCGGCGACCTGTGGCTGCTCGCGGCGGCCGTCGCCGTCGGCGCGGCGTTCGTGTGGGTGGAGCTGCACACGCGGGTCCCGTTCATCGACCTGCGGATGCTCGTGGCCAACACCCCGATCCTGCGCACCTACCTTCGCCAGGCCCTGAGCTTCATGGTGATCTACGCGATCATGTTCGGCTACGTGCAGTGGCTCGAAGAAGGCCGCGGCTTCAGCGACGCGATCGCGGGGGCGCTGCTGCTGCCGATGTCGGTCGTGGCCGTGTGCGCGGCGGCGTTCTCGGGCCGCACGACGGGGATCCGCGCGCGGCTGGTGGTGGTCGCCGTGGCGCTGCTGATCGGTTCGGTCGCGCTGCTGTTCGTCGGCGACACGACGTGGCTGGTCGGGCTGCTGGCCCTGGTCGCGGTGTTCGGGCTGGCCCAGGGCCTCACGAGCGTCGCGAACCAGACCACGCTCTACCGCGAGTCGCCCGCCGAGACCATGGGCACCGCGAGCGGCCTGTTCCGCACGGCCCAGTACCTCGGCGCGATCGTGGCCTCGACCGTGATCGCCCAGTGCTACGGCGTGCACGCCGACTCGGCCGGGCTGCACCACCTCGGCACCGTGCTCGTGGTGATCAGCGCGTTGCTGCTGGTCGTGACGGGCGCCGACCGCGGGCTGAAGCTGGCCGAACGCCGCGAACGAGCTCGTCAGGCCTGA
- a CDS encoding alpha/beta fold hydrolase — translation MELARESFTVVAPDFSGSGSTVDHGGPVSIADLAAEALAAADDAGLTTFHVAGHSLGAVVAAHLAGTHPARVRSAVLHAAWPKTDPRQDAEFRYWLALLDHGTDVFARNAAADGVRARLLGHDHPGGQRGPGGAAGDPARDGAADRGRPRRRPPAGAGLDHGADAGAVQRVRPVDRGGAATGTAGRDPVREPHRAAGRARRAR, via the coding sequence GTGGAGCTCGCGCGGGAGTCGTTCACGGTCGTCGCGCCCGATTTCTCCGGTTCCGGCAGCACCGTCGACCACGGTGGCCCGGTCTCGATCGCCGATCTCGCGGCCGAAGCACTGGCCGCGGCGGACGACGCCGGGCTCACCACGTTCCACGTCGCCGGCCATTCGCTCGGCGCGGTGGTGGCGGCGCACCTGGCGGGCACACACCCGGCGCGCGTGCGCTCCGCCGTGCTCCACGCCGCCTGGCCGAAGACCGACCCGCGGCAGGACGCCGAGTTCCGCTACTGGCTCGCGCTCCTCGACCACGGCACCGACGTGTTCGCGCGGAATGCTGCCGCTGATGGCGTTCGGGCCCGGCTACTGGGCCACGACCACCCCGGAGGCCAACGAGGACCTGGTGGCGCAGCTGGTGATCCAGCCCGGGACGGCGCGGCAGATCGAGGCCGACCGCGGCGTCGACCTCCGGCCGGTGCTGGGCTCGATCACGGCGCCGACGCTGGCGCTGTCCAGCGCGTACGACCGGTTGATCGAGGCGGCGCAGCAACAGGAACTGCTGGCCGCGATCCCGTACGCGAACCACATCGAGCTGCCGGCCGGGCACGGCGCGCCCGGTGA
- a CDS encoding alpha/beta fold hydrolase, with the protein MAFVEVRGTRLYYEDEGAGPAVLLLHGWGTSGRVWQSQLPDLIRDHRVVTLDWRGCGRSDRPAAGNTIAGNVADLVEVITALGLEKPAVVGSSMGAVFGTELALVRPDLVGGVVAVDGPGYWPSKGMRDKVHEVTAALLADRPGLVASWVANWYAPAASAALVDWTIRQIVDSAGYIDPLIGESATWDPRPRLPELSVPIAYVHGELDVQIPVEVARTCAALTPGASVHVVAGCGHLPHQEDPVAFTAVLRDVLASLRVVA; encoded by the coding sequence ATGGCATTCGTCGAGGTCCGCGGCACGCGGCTCTACTACGAGGACGAGGGCGCCGGCCCGGCCGTGCTCCTGCTGCACGGCTGGGGCACGAGCGGGCGCGTCTGGCAGTCCCAGCTGCCCGACCTGATCCGCGACCACCGCGTGGTCACGCTCGACTGGCGCGGGTGCGGGCGCTCCGACCGCCCGGCGGCCGGCAACACCATCGCCGGCAACGTGGCCGACCTCGTCGAGGTGATCACCGCGCTCGGGCTGGAGAAGCCCGCCGTGGTGGGTTCGTCGATGGGCGCGGTGTTCGGCACCGAGCTGGCGCTGGTGCGGCCGGACCTCGTCGGCGGTGTCGTCGCCGTGGACGGGCCGGGGTACTGGCCGTCGAAGGGCATGCGCGACAAGGTCCACGAGGTCACCGCGGCGCTGCTGGCCGACCGGCCCGGCCTCGTCGCGAGCTGGGTGGCGAACTGGTACGCGCCCGCCGCGAGCGCGGCGCTCGTCGACTGGACGATCCGCCAGATCGTCGACTCCGCCGGCTACATCGACCCGCTCATCGGCGAGTCTGCGACCTGGGACCCGCGCCCGCGGCTGCCGGAGCTGAGCGTGCCGATCGCGTACGTCCACGGCGAGCTCGACGTCCAGATCCCGGTGGAAGTGGCGCGCACCTGTGCCGCCCTGACCCCCGGCGCGAGCGTGCACGTGGTCGCCGGCTGCGGGCACCTGCCGCACCAGGAGGACCCCGTCGCGTTCACCGCCGTGCTGCGCGACGTGCTCGCGAGCCTGCGCGTGGTGGCGTGA